One region of Sphingomonas abietis genomic DNA includes:
- a CDS encoding PilZ domain-containing protein: MDSRSEFRLTVDIAVSIKPYRLPAQNLVMSDVSTAGALVTGKFRGLFKGQEIILVVGDMLSMVATIVWVETHAFGLAFHRRMHGFEFDDVMQMSRTPGISADVQSVYRDSRTG; encoded by the coding sequence GTGGATTCCCGATCCGAATTCCGGCTGACCGTCGATATCGCGGTGTCGATCAAGCCCTATCGGCTGCCCGCCCAGAATCTCGTCATGTCCGATGTCTCGACCGCGGGCGCGCTCGTCACCGGCAAATTCCGCGGCCTGTTCAAGGGCCAGGAGATCATCCTCGTCGTCGGCGACATGCTGTCGATGGTCGCCACCATCGTCTGGGTGGAGACGCACGCCTTCGGCCTCGCTTTCCACCGGCGGATGCACGGCTTCGAATTTGACGACGTCATGCAGATGAGCCGTACCCCCGGCATCTCGGCCGACGTCCAGTCGGTCTATCGCGACAGCCGGACGGGCTAG
- the parE gene encoding DNA topoisomerase IV subunit B, with protein sequence MAHDDLFAAPAGAAPGSGNYDASSIEVLEGLEPIRRRPGMYVGGTDERALHHLAAEVIDNAMDEAVAGHATRIEVTLSAGNRVTVVDNGRGIPIDEHPRHPGKSALEVIFTVLHSGGKFSGGAYQTSGGLHGVGVCAVNALSIETVVEVARNKELYRQRFVQGHPQGSLEKIGAAPNRRGTSVSFVPDSEIFGDLRFRAQRLYRLARSKAYLFAGVEIRWKCDPSLITDDTPAEAVFQFPGGLADHLREQVGDRECATADFFTGRQDFPDSQGSAEWAVAWPLYSDGSYSYYCNTIPTPDGGTHEQGLRAALVKGIRAFADQVGQKKAKDIAPEDVMTGSELMLSVFIRDPQFQSQTKDRLTSPDAARLVEAAVRDHFDHFLGQNMDRGKALLGYVLDRMDERLRRKAERDVKRKTATSGRKLRLPGKLTDCASDSPEGTEMFIVEGDSAGGSAKQARDRKTQAVLPIRGKILNVASANTAKILANQEIADLILALGCGTRERCDASLLRYERIVIMTDADVDGAHIATLLMTFFFQEMPDVVRRGHLYLAQPPLYRLTAGAKSLYARDEADRARIEATAFKGRKVEVSRFKGLGEMNPQQLRETTMDPQTRGMIRVTLPQEYEDRAQVRDLVDRLMGKEAHHRFTFIQENAARVDEEEIDA encoded by the coding sequence ATGGCCCATGACGATCTCTTCGCCGCCCCTGCGGGTGCCGCCCCCGGCAGCGGCAATTACGACGCCTCCTCGATCGAGGTGCTGGAAGGGCTGGAGCCGATCCGCCGCCGCCCCGGCATGTATGTCGGCGGCACCGACGAGCGCGCGCTCCACCATCTCGCCGCCGAGGTGATCGACAATGCGATGGACGAGGCCGTCGCCGGCCACGCCACCCGCATCGAGGTGACGCTGTCCGCCGGCAACCGCGTCACCGTGGTCGACAATGGCCGCGGCATCCCGATCGACGAGCATCCCCGCCACCCCGGCAAATCGGCGCTCGAGGTGATCTTCACCGTGCTCCATTCGGGCGGCAAATTCTCGGGCGGCGCCTACCAGACCTCGGGCGGCCTGCACGGCGTCGGCGTCTGCGCGGTCAACGCGCTGTCGATCGAGACGGTGGTCGAAGTGGCGCGCAACAAGGAGCTGTACCGCCAGCGCTTCGTGCAGGGCCATCCCCAGGGATCGCTGGAGAAGATCGGCGCGGCGCCCAACCGGCGCGGCACCTCGGTCAGCTTCGTGCCCGATAGCGAGATTTTCGGCGATCTCCGCTTCCGCGCGCAGCGGCTCTATCGGCTCGCCCGGTCCAAGGCCTATCTGTTCGCCGGCGTCGAGATCCGCTGGAAATGCGATCCGTCGCTGATCACCGACGACACCCCGGCCGAGGCGGTGTTCCAGTTCCCCGGCGGCCTCGCCGATCACCTCCGCGAGCAGGTCGGCGATCGCGAATGCGCCACCGCCGATTTCTTCACCGGGCGGCAGGATTTCCCCGACAGCCAGGGCTCGGCCGAATGGGCGGTGGCGTGGCCGCTCTATTCGGACGGGTCTTACAGCTATTATTGCAACACCATCCCGACCCCCGACGGCGGCACCCATGAGCAGGGGCTGCGCGCCGCGCTGGTCAAGGGCATCCGCGCCTTCGCCGATCAGGTCGGCCAGAAGAAGGCCAAGGACATCGCGCCCGAGGACGTGATGACCGGATCGGAACTGATGCTCTCGGTGTTCATCCGCGATCCCCAGTTCCAGAGCCAGACCAAGGACCGGCTGACCTCGCCCGACGCCGCACGGCTGGTCGAGGCCGCGGTGCGCGACCATTTCGACCATTTCCTCGGCCAGAACATGGATCGCGGCAAGGCGCTGCTCGGCTATGTGCTCGATCGCATGGACGAGCGGCTGCGGCGCAAGGCGGAGCGCGACGTCAAGCGCAAGACCGCCACCTCGGGCCGCAAGCTGCGCCTGCCCGGCAAGCTCACCGATTGCGCGTCGGACAGCCCCGAGGGCACCGAGATGTTCATCGTCGAGGGCGATTCGGCCGGCGGCTCGGCCAAGCAGGCGCGCGACCGCAAGACCCAGGCGGTGCTGCCGATCCGCGGCAAGATTCTCAACGTGGCGTCCGCCAACACCGCCAAGATCCTCGCCAACCAGGAGATCGCCGACCTGATCCTGGCGCTCGGCTGCGGCACCCGCGAGCGCTGCGACGCCAGCCTGCTGCGCTACGAGCGGATCGTGATCATGACCGACGCCGATGTCGATGGCGCCCACATCGCCACCCTGCTGATGACCTTCTTCTTCCAGGAGATGCCGGACGTCGTGCGCAGGGGCCATCTCTACCTCGCCCAGCCGCCGCTCTACCGGCTGACCGCCGGCGCCAAGTCGCTCTACGCCCGCGACGAGGCCGACCGCGCCCGGATCGAGGCGACCGCGTTCAAGGGCCGCAAGGTCGAGGTCTCGCGCTTCAAGGGCCTCGGCGAGATGAACCCGCAGCAGCTGCGCGAGACCACCATGGACCCGCAGACGCGCGGCATGATCCGGGTGACGCTGCCGCAGGAATATGAGGACCGCGCGCAGGTCCGCGATCTGGTCGACCGGCTGATGGGCAAGGAGGCCCATCACCGCTTCACCTTCATCCAGGAAAACGCCGCCCGCGTGGACGAGGAAGAGATCGACGCCTGA
- a CDS encoding GcrA family cell cycle regulator: MSWTDERIDKLKSLWGQGHTASQIAEELGGVSRNAVIGKAHRLGLESRPSPVKGNDTAAEAPAAPAPAPKEAAPPPPAPKAAEAPKPRPVVAEAPRPAPAPRPAPIAAAPAPAPAAATGSDADAPVVPSTPQPVYRSIGPGGFQRQQPGEQQSPIPPAPPRRLVPAKPSADMADKTSLLELNDRICKWPLGHPGEPDFHFCGVQVNPGFPYCVQHCGQAYQAQMPRRDRRPPPPMPYGGPRVR, encoded by the coding sequence ATGTCGTGGACGGACGAGCGGATCGACAAGCTCAAGAGCCTGTGGGGCCAGGGCCATACCGCAAGCCAGATCGCCGAGGAACTGGGCGGCGTCAGCCGTAACGCGGTGATCGGCAAGGCGCATCGCCTCGGCCTCGAAAGCCGGCCGTCGCCGGTGAAGGGCAACGACACGGCGGCGGAAGCGCCGGCCGCGCCCGCCCCCGCGCCGAAGGAGGCCGCGCCGCCACCGCCGGCCCCGAAGGCGGCCGAGGCGCCGAAGCCGCGCCCGGTCGTCGCCGAGGCTCCCCGCCCGGCGCCGGCGCCCCGCCCCGCCCCGATCGCGGCCGCCCCGGCGCCTGCACCGGCCGCGGCCACCGGATCCGATGCCGATGCGCCGGTCGTGCCCAGCACGCCGCAGCCGGTCTATCGCTCGATCGGCCCCGGCGGCTTCCAGCGCCAGCAGCCGGGCGAGCAGCAGTCGCCGATCCCGCCGGCGCCGCCGCGCCGCCTGGTGCCGGCCAAGCCGTCGGCCGACATGGCGGACAAGACCTCGCTGCTCGAGCTCAACGACCGCATCTGCAAGTGGCCGCTCGGCCACCCCGGCGAGCCCGATTTCCACTTCTGCGGCGTGCAGGTGAACCCGGGCTTCCCTTATTGCGTGCAGCATTGCGGGCAGGCCTATCAGGCGCAGATGCCGCGCCGCGATCGCCGCCCGCCGCCGCCGATGCCCTATGGCGGCCCGCGCGTCCGCTGA
- a CDS encoding ABC transporter permease: protein MLDQSRGAPQPDNISPPGVPVIKQVNWGGLRTLYVKEVRRFFKVQLQTVWAPAVTTLLYLVIFTVALGARSAVPVGGTTVPFADFIAPGLIVMGMMTNAFANASFSLLVGKMQGTIVDYLMPPLSTAELLAGLTLAAVTRAFLVGGALWLAMLLWPGVHVGMANPLVVLWFALMGAFLLAFLGVLTSIWADKFDHAAAVTNFVVQPLALLSGTFYSVDKLAPTFRMISHFNPIFYVISGFRSGFLGVADSPVAFGAGLLLAINVVMGAICYTLLRSGWKIKN, encoded by the coding sequence ATGCTCGACCAGTCCCGCGGTGCGCCGCAACCCGACAATATCTCCCCCCCGGGCGTGCCCGTGATCAAACAGGTCAACTGGGGAGGATTGCGCACCCTCTATGTGAAGGAGGTGAGGCGCTTCTTCAAGGTCCAGCTGCAAACGGTGTGGGCGCCGGCGGTGACGACCCTGCTCTATCTCGTCATCTTCACGGTCGCGCTGGGCGCGCGCTCGGCGGTGCCGGTGGGCGGCACGACCGTGCCCTTCGCCGATTTCATCGCGCCGGGCCTGATCGTGATGGGCATGATGACCAACGCCTTCGCCAATGCCAGCTTCTCGCTGCTGGTCGGCAAGATGCAGGGCACCATCGTCGACTATCTGATGCCGCCGCTGTCCACCGCCGAGCTGCTCGCCGGGCTGACGCTCGCCGCGGTGACCCGCGCCTTCCTGGTCGGCGGCGCGCTGTGGCTGGCGATGCTGCTGTGGCCGGGCGTGCATGTCGGCATGGCGAACCCGCTGGTGGTGCTGTGGTTCGCGCTGATGGGGGCGTTCCTGCTCGCCTTCCTCGGCGTGCTGACCTCGATCTGGGCGGACAAGTTCGATCATGCCGCCGCCGTCACCAATTTCGTGGTGCAGCCGCTGGCGCTGCTTTCGGGCACCTTCTACTCGGTCGACAAGCTGGCGCCGACCTTCCGGATGATCAGCCATTTCAACCCGATCTTCTACGTGATCTCGGGCTTCCGCTCGGGCTTCCTCGGCGTCGCCGATTCGCCGGTGGCGTTCGGCGCGGGGCTGCTGCTGGCGATCAACGTGGTGATGGGCGCGATCTGCTACACGCTGCTCAGGAGCGGCTGGAAGATCAAGAACTGA
- a CDS encoding aspartate aminotransferase family protein: MTITPLMPVYPRCGVRPVRGEGSYLFGENGERYLDFASGIAVNLLGHGHPHLTKALQDQVATLMHVSNLYGSPQGEALAQRLVDTTFADTVFFTNSGAEAVECAIKTARRYHFASGNPQKNTLICFNNAFHGRTLGAISATNQEKMRDGFEPLLPGFTYAPFDDLAAAEALIDANTAGFLVEPVQGEGGIRPASQEFLKGLRALADQHDLMLVLDEVQCGVARTGTLYAHEQYGIVPDIMASAKGIGGGFPLGACLATEKAAKGMVIGTHGSTYGGNPLAMAAGNAVLDVILAPGFLEQVNATGQRLRAALEQLIPNHDHLFESVRGLGLMLGVKMKSDSRRFVAHARDHHGLLLVAAGENVVRVLPPLVIEQAHIDEFVSKMSEAARSYTLPSDD, encoded by the coding sequence ATGACGATCACGCCCCTCATGCCGGTCTATCCGCGCTGCGGTGTGCGTCCCGTCCGAGGCGAAGGCAGCTACCTGTTCGGGGAAAATGGCGAGCGCTATCTCGATTTCGCCTCGGGCATCGCGGTGAACCTGCTCGGCCACGGCCACCCGCATCTGACCAAGGCGTTGCAGGACCAGGTCGCGACGCTGATGCACGTCTCCAACCTCTACGGTTCGCCGCAGGGCGAGGCGCTGGCGCAGCGGCTGGTCGATACCACCTTCGCCGACACCGTGTTCTTCACCAATTCCGGTGCCGAGGCAGTGGAGTGCGCGATCAAGACCGCGCGCCGCTATCATTTCGCCAGCGGCAACCCGCAGAAGAACACGCTGATCTGCTTCAACAACGCCTTCCACGGGCGGACGCTGGGCGCGATCTCGGCGACCAACCAGGAGAAGATGCGCGACGGCTTCGAGCCGCTGCTGCCCGGCTTCACCTATGCGCCGTTCGACGATCTCGCCGCCGCCGAGGCGCTGATCGACGCGAACACCGCCGGCTTCCTGGTCGAGCCGGTGCAGGGCGAGGGCGGCATCCGCCCGGCGTCGCAGGAATTCCTCAAGGGCCTGCGTGCGTTGGCCGACCAGCATGACCTGATGCTGGTGCTCGACGAGGTGCAGTGCGGCGTCGCCCGCACCGGCACGCTCTACGCCCACGAGCAGTACGGCATCGTGCCGGACATCATGGCGAGCGCCAAGGGGATTGGCGGCGGCTTCCCGCTGGGCGCCTGCCTCGCCACCGAGAAGGCGGCCAAGGGCATGGTGATCGGCACCCACGGCTCCACCTATGGCGGCAATCCGCTGGCGATGGCGGCGGGCAATGCGGTGCTCGACGTGATCCTGGCGCCGGGCTTCCTGGAGCAGGTCAACGCCACCGGCCAGCGCCTGCGCGCCGCGCTGGAGCAGCTGATCCCCAACCATGACCATCTGTTCGAGAGCGTGCGCGGCCTGGGGCTGATGCTCGGCGTCAAGATGAAGTCGGACAGCCGCCGCTTCGTCGCCCATGCGCGCGACCATCATGGCCTGCTGCTGGTCGCGGCCGGCGAGAATGTCGTGCGGGTGCTGCCGCCGCTGGTGATCGAGCAGGCGCATATCGACGAGTTCGTCAGCAAGATGTC